A segment of the Corylus avellana chromosome ca2, CavTom2PMs-1.0 genome:
aaatCAGATCTTAAAATCAAGAGTTGGTCTTCACTTTCACGTCGTTCCAATTGCATGACAGACATATATCAATCTACTAAATAGTGTTACTCATATGAATAATTTCCATAATCTCGAGAGGATCATGGAGGGATCTAAATCAAATTAGgccaaaattttattcatagAATGTTATTTTACAAGGCACCAAGTGTCCTATCCCCTGGATCTCCCCATATATTCCATCGTTGTCAAATAGTCAACGAGTTGTATTTTAAACATTGTAGTAGGTGGATGAatggaaaatacattttttttgatGAGTGTGTGGATTTGTACGCAGATAAATTATACCCAACTCCATGGAATAAGTCAAAAACATCCCTATGTTAGAACCATATCTGTCCCACCAACCATCAGATCAACAAAAATGGGCAAAGGAAATCTTCAAACGTTCACATTCCATCGAGAGAATGTCTCCAACCATCACTTTCCTCACTAAACCACTCTTAATTTGGTAAAAGATAGAATAGCCTAATAAATGGTGGATTATGTTGCCGTGTACAACCACAATCAAGTTCACTATGTATGTACctctaaacaacaaaaaataaataattgagcAATGagaatttactattttttaagtttagttGTTGAAGTTACCTTGTGATACCTActatcatttggtatcaaagcgttTTGATCAAGCAATAGATGGAGTAAGAGATTTTATGGTTTGTGGAATGTTCCAAGGAGCAGTGGTGTGAAATCGTTGAGATTCTCTTGGCCCTTCACCAAAAGTAGGATCACCTAAAAGAAGATGTGTACTGCCTGCGGGTAAAGAATAGCGACACTAACTTGAATATCTTGTCCAGGCACCAAGTGAAAGCACCATTACCGCCTGAACGTGTCATGGAGATGCACCATTGGTGACTAGAGCCACCCATCTAATCTCACACACTACGACTGAAGTTCCCCACTGTGATAGAGGCTAGCCATCTAGTTGGCTCTAGATAGATTTATATCCTTAGACTTTGATTTGTCGTTGAATTAATGATGGGTTGGAGATTTGATATAGTCGGTTAAGCATTGATGCATATGAAGGTTATATTTATGCTTAGGATGGTGTTAGGAAGTACATTAGGATCTTAAATCGTGTTAGATTGAGGTTTAGTTAGGACTTTAGGCTTAAAATGGGTTTCTGCCATTAGTAGAACGGTCAACAATATTATTCAACAATCAAGGAAAGAGATAATTCTGAACAAACTCTATAGAAGcctatacttttttattttttattttttatttcctaaaaATGATAGGTCAGAGAAACCAATTGTGACTATCCTACTTGAGCATGACCATAGTAATACCAACCTGCTAAGAGCCGCACATGAAGGTCCTAGACGGTGAGAATTCCCTAAGCCATAGCCTGACCCAGCCCCATCAGAGCATCAATGGGAATCCAaggcggctaatactaatcaactATATGTGAGAATTTTCCATTACGGAGATTCGAACCTACGCCCTAGTATATACCCTGACCACTTAGAAATTTCTTTAGTCCATTGAATCACCACCTATGGTATAGAAGCCTGTACTCTTAATCACTCAACAATTATGCTGCGGTAGTTTCTCCAGAGCAAGACATTTAGAAACTACTTTTCTGGAGAAATTGTTAGGGTTCTTCTAGATGTCAAAATATAAAGGTTGAAACACAACCGGTGGCACCTCAATCAAGCATCGAACAGACTTGAATAGATCGTTTTTCTTAGGCAGCCATAGATCTCAAGCAAGACTCATTTTCATGCACAAAGAAATGGTGGACTGAGTCACCCTCCTACCTCGTCTAGTCCTGGACAGAAGTGACACCCAAAGGCAAAGCACCAAAACATGGTTGAAAACCTCTAACTATTACTATGGAGTGTGGACCATCCAATGAAGGACCACAACTTGAAAATGCAATATATTGTTGGACAATCTGATCAAACTGAAATTTTTACCCCAATTTCGTGCAGTTGACAACATAGTTGGCTTCCAAGATTAAgtttcaaaattcaaagaaaacccATAAACTCAACATCTCAACAGAATTTAAATGCACCTTCAAATGCATTGATCCATCAAattaccaccaccaccaacaccCCAGAAAAAGGGTATGTCACAAGTCTAGGACATGAGATTGACGTAGCAAGCCATAATTCATTCTTGAAGCTGTTATATGAtgtaaatctaataaaaatttgggagaaaaaaagaagcttaagCATGCTTCCTACCAATCCAAATGCATGTATCCATCCAACTTTATAATCGCACTTTTCCGGGTCAATGTTGATCCTCAATCTTCTTCAAACCCTTCATATCTGTTGTCTCCACCCTGCGTTACAAGACAAATATTACCAAATTCATGTGGTTCATATATTATGGACAGCTTGTGCTCAAAAAGCAAGATATATCAATGACACCTGATCATGTAACTATCATTACAGCGGTGAACAAAAGCTTCCAAAACACATGACGGTTAGAATCTAAGAAACTGAATAGTAAAATGTTTGCTCAGTTTAAAATGTGGCAAGGATACGACATTTCACCagaaataaattgtaaaataaaaatgttacatatttattGCTTCTGTTTATTGTGTGAAAAAGACAAGCAGACCTCCCAACTATGTTGAATACAGAAAAggtaaactaaactaaactgtACATGGTGGAATAAGAGGTCATAGAACAGTGGAATCAGAGATAACCAGAACAGATGCTAACCCATCACAAATTGCATATTTATCTCATGATACTTGCTAACAGTTGGGGAACACATGTAGGTGTCCGTCAATCTGTTGACCTAAATAAATCACCCAGGATAGACCATACAAATTGCATATTTAGCTCTTGAACAATACAGCAATGAATTTCAGTCACAATGCCATTTTCTGTCTTTACTGGACAATTCTCTAAGACTCTTTAACCATTTTATGCCCTTCAACAttaatgaaaacaaacatacCCTACAAGCACACTAATACACCCAAACACAGCCTGTAGCTCTTTTGTGGAGGGGAGAGGGGGGATGAGATGGGCCACATGTGACGACTCTACTAAATGAAATGATACGATTACAACAATTATTTTACTGTAAAACATACTTTCTGTATTTTCAAATGGAATCTGAAACATTATAGCCTCCACTAGATACAAGGGAATGGCTATAAAGTAATTGAAGTAAATGgaactaaaaaggaaaaagaaaaaataaagcaagaaagaaaggaaaagggaaaacaaagaTAGATGGTTAAGAGCTCACGTTGTTCCAAACAGGGCAATCTTTTGCACTTTTGTGATATCAGAACCAGATTGATTGTCCTCGATAAAAATTGTCAAGCTGATCCAAGTTATTAAGATAGATCAATTGTTAATTTGTATGcgaaagtaaaaaaattatttaactaattaattttttttaaaaaaaaaaagagctcaACAAAACTAACAGATTTAACATACCTACGAACATTTTGAAACTTGACATACTTCAAAACTACTGGTTTCCCCTGCAAAAGGATATCAGTAAACTATAAATGGAACACAATTGTAGATAAAACATTCCATTAATATAAACatattcatgtatatatatatatattttttttgataagtatattcatgtatatatattgttcaaATGTTTTGAACATATATTTTTCATGAACAGGAAAAAACCCTAGCAGTAGAAGCGTGGGCACCAAAAACCAACCTTGAGATTGTCTGGAGACAGAATGGCTGTGTCACTAGGAGGGTAGTCATTGACATTGCTGCCATTACCATCATGAGTTAAATACAGCATTAGTAACTAAAATGTAATATCAATACAAGTAATTCTCCTAAAAGTATACCCGAAGCCCATGTGCTCCTTATTTGAATAAAGTTTCACAGTCTTAGGACCTGTAAAACGAATTAAAGTTAGAATACTGGCtaaaacaaaatccaacaaCTAGGACTGTGTACAGCACAAAGTCCATGCAGAATGTGTGTATCTGAAGATAATATgaatttaatcacaattaacAAAGAGAGAAGGTGGAAAAAGAAGGATGGCATGCAGTTAGGAAAAACCATGCAAGGTAATCAAAATCCACAACGTGAAAATAACCATATAAAATGGAACTCATCAGAGAAACAGCTAGCTAATCagaaaaaaacattatttgatttaaaagaaTCACCGCAAAATAACATCCTTGTCAGAGGTGCTGCAAACTCggtttgaaaaaacaaaagtggCAAGATAACAAGCTCAACCTATGACATATTTATCCTCACCAAGCAATACACCAGACAAATGGTGGAAAGCCCCCATTGACCCTTACTATctcaaaaaatttttaaaccaaCATATCAACCTTCTTAATGCCCTAAAAGAAACTGAAGCCACCATCCTTTGgatgtataataataataattaccataataagttaaaaataagaaacaaaggTCGCAAACCACTTGagcttttttttcaaattttatttttaacaaaagtcAAGAGTTGTTTCGTgggaaattttgagaaaatggacTGTCACTAATCCTCTATTTTTCATCTAATCTAGAAGAAACTTGGGGTTAATGGTCTAGGTGACTTTTCATATCTTATAAATGATCCAAGGTAGGCAGATCCTAAATCATGTTCTTATTGACAttgaatgccttgatagtagaATAAGATCCATGGAGCCAGGTGTACTCTGCAAGCTGGACTTAGAAAAAGCCTATGAGGCTATGatgttaattgggattttcTATTGTACATGCTTAAGAGGTGTGGCTTTAGGAGGGAAGTGGTGCTCTTCGATAGCTCATTGAATGTTCACGATGCGGTTCTCAATTTTGGTGAATTGCAATCCTACCGATTTTTTAGTATAGCTCCCGCAACTTGAGATAAGGGGACCCTTAGTCCCCTCTGTTGTTCGTCATTGTGATGGAGGCATTGGGTAGGATGATTTCTACTTCAGCGAGTGGGGGTTTATTATTTGGCTTCTATGTGGGGATAGGGATTAATATCTCGCATCTTCTGTTTGCGAATGATACTTTGGTTTTCATTAAGCTGACCTAGATCATCTATGACATCTGCAGTgcttgtttttatattttggaaCAGCGTTAATGAAAAGATAGACCGTAGCTTGGCCAGTTAGAAAATaatgtatttgtctaagggtggtaggatTACTCCTATAAAGGGTAAACTTTCCAATTTACCTACGTAGTTCATGGccctctttcctcttcccataGGTGTTGCAAACcatattgagaagcttcaacatAATTTACTATGGGATGGTGggctaggtgaagagttcaaatatcatcTAGTAAGTTGGTCTAAGGTTTCTTCTCTAAAATCtaaataaggattgggtttcgAAACTTGATGTTCAATCGAGCTTtgttagagaaatgctatggtGCTCTGCGCATGAGAGAGAGACTTGGTAAAGAGTGGTGGTAGATTCCAAATTTGGCAATTTGTGGGGTGAGTGTTTTAATGAGTCTCTTAGGATGTATGAGGTGGGTTTATGGATGAATATTAGGAGAGGTTGGGAGAAGTTCTCTAGCCATACCAGATTtgagatgggagatggctctaAGGTTCGCTTCTAGCATGATCTATGGTGTGAGGATATGGCTCTTAAGGATGCCTTTTTGGATTTATTTGGCCTTGCACGTGTGAAGGATGCTCCTGTTGTGGTCCACAGGGACTAATCGAGTGGATCCACTCAGTGAAATGAAAGCTTTGCTAgagctcatgattgggaggtggatatCTTCACCTCTTTTTCAGAGTGTTGTATTCAGCTGGAGTGAGACGGgaaggtgaagacaagctttgaTGGGACTCCTCTAAAAAAGGTTGGTTCGTTGTTAAATCCTTCTACAGTGTCTTGACTCGCAGGGATGGCTTAcgcttcccttggaagagtgtttgaCGGACTGAGGCTCCTTTGAAAGAGAcattttttgcttggtcggcaaCCCTAGGAACGATCCTTATACTGGATAATTAGAGGAAACAGCATGTCAACGTGGTTGATAGGTGTTTTATGTGTAAAAGGAATGGGGAATCcatggaccatcttcttctctatTGTGAGGCTGTCTGTGCCTTATGGTATGTATTCTTCAATCAATTTGGGTTgccttgggttatgcctagacgagtAGTGACTTACATGCGTGTTGGTGGACTATCGGGAGCGCTTGGAGTACTGTTCCATGGAAGATGGTAGGAAAAGAATGACAAATTTtgaggactttggaggagcttaagacattatttttctattcttgaTATCTTTGAATAACTTTTGTTTATCCTTcggtgattagttatcataatttccttgttctcttttatccttctagttaggtgttgtCTCATATATACCTCTCATGTAGCTGGGAGTatcttacgcttttaatgatatctcgattacttataaaaaaaaaatttaagttccTAGTTTTATGAGCAAAGAGAAAATTAAGATTCTACTCTTGTGTACTTCATAAACAGTACTAGGGACCATCTGACTAGATACATAAGAGCTTATGCCCGTACAAGTTACAAAACAATAACACATAATACTAAAAGAAGGGCTGAGGAGAAGAAAATTACAAGATCAAGAATAAAAAGAATGTATATTAATACCAAAACCATTTTCTGCCGTTTGTTGCCTCCACAATAAAATTAATGCAGTTTGACTTCTTATGTTTAAGGTGATCCAACTCATATGCCCGTATGGGATTGAACCCATGACTTCTCCCTCCTTTAATATATTCTAGCACATTAAGGTTTAACATACAAAAGAAAGTACATGCacaataaatatatgtatacattcaaaaaaatcaaattgacaaGTACCTTCCTCTTCAGGTCCTTTGACCACGATAGAATGCAGCTTAATAACTTGGGTGAAAGGTATATACATCAAAAGCTGCTCGTCGGCATCACTCTCCAGATTCAATCCATCATCTTCTCTGTAACCCTAATCCATGGAGAAACAGATCAATTATTACCACCTTACCTTCCATCCTGCTGTTCAGTTACTAAGAAGACTTtggaaaataaatcaataaataaaccATATACCAAAATTTCTTATTCAATATCCGACTGTACAAAAGTTCAATCAAAAGAGCATAATGCAAGTACAAGGCCTTTGTAAGACAAGCCTTTCGAACTTAAAAGACCAAACAATAGAAGAATTCACTACGCaaatattaatttctttctcttcttcagCTACAATCAGCCTTGCCAAAAGTGACAAAAACAGCAGCAATAAATTACAAACCAAACCCTCTATTTCGTTTATCTTTTAAACTCATACTTTTCCATATTAAAggcaaaaaaatttctcaatttcatAATGTTTGGCAAatcaatattattaaaattcaaaagataaTGAATTCAAATAAATTACCTGTTTCAGCGCATTGGGAAGAGAGTGACTAGTGCTTTGGTTGAGGCATTCGACCCCAGACCAGTCTATGAAGTCCATTAAATCAACCTGTGTTCATCAAATTTCAGTAGCAGAATCAGCACTTACAAGTTACAACCTACCCCCAATTGGTTTTCGAAAAACTATAGCAACTTAAACTGGGTTTCCAAATTCAAATACCCAGCTTTCAGATTCAAGTTTTCCAATCAAATTTTCCACGATTTCCtagcaaccaaacaaagcaaACAGAAACTGTGCCcaaatactcaaactctaatgTAGCCTCTTATTGGTAGCCAAATACcatgggaaaagaaaagaaaacggaAGATTCTTGAAACTTGATTTCCAAACTAAAAAGCCCACCCTTTTCGCAGCAACCGAACAAAGTCAGAATGCTCACTCTCATATATATTGGCAGtaaacccaaaaagaaagatagaaatTTTGGAATAGAAAAACTGAGTATTGCAACCTCAAAAAAACGATTCTCAGATTCCAAAGTTTCCCCATGTTTTCCCAGAAACGAAGAAAATTGGAACTAAGATATTTACTCTTTAAATATACACTCTAAACTGGTTGCCGGAAAAATTGTTGGAGAACGAAGAAGATTAAGAATCATGAAACAGGGTTTCTaacctcaaaaaagaaaaaaaggaaaacccagtTCCCAGATTCTAagcccaaagaaaaagaaaaaaggaaagccaTTGATTTTCCCACGGTTACcgagcaaccaaacaaaggaaaaagaaaattgagaacCCGACTAACTTACTTGGCTTCTTTGAATTGCACTGGCCGATTCCCCAGACATGGCTGATTGtaacaaagagagagaagaactttttcttttcttttttcaaagcgagagagaaaaaagaattgctgaagaagaaaagagaatagGACAGATTATATAACCATAGGTGAATACGGGAGGCAAAGGGATCTCGGCACCAACAAACGACGACGTTTGTTGTAATTTgcaacaaacaattttttttttcaaagcgaCGACATTTGTTGTAATTTACAAACGACGACAATTAGTCACTCTCTTCCCAACTTCAATTACCTCTCATTTTgcaatatttctcttaattttttctctctttttttaaaaaggataTGATAGAGTGAAATGTCCCTTATACCTTTATCATTTGtgcaaaatataattatattcgtagggaaaaaaaaaaaaactaatagagTGGTTAACAAAGAGCTTGGTGGGTTTGGGGAGCctattataactttttaaactttaaggtgGACATTGTAGGGTTAACGTTGTAGGATTAAAGACGGTGGACGTTAACCCTTCTTGGTAGGGTTAGCGTTGTCCCAAGAGACTCATGGCACAATACCTGTGCCCATGATATTATTGCATACCATCCATCACTAACAATCTGACTAAGTCTAATCTCGGGTGACCCATAATGTTTGTCTATAATAACCATCAATCAAATATGGTTGCGCCAATCATAAAACAACTATTGGATCAAATGCTAAACACAAATATCTCTGTGACCATAGGATCAAGTCCATATAATAATAAACTCATGACCGTTATATTACACGTACCGATACACCATGTCATACGATTaaaatatttctcatttatttagAAAGTCATATATAAACATTCATTCATTTATAGCAATCTATCATGCTATAAAATTTGGTAGGCTCATAACATATTATTGAAAAGTAACACATGTTCAGTCCTATGTGATATATTGCATCTGGTTATTAAAGTAGTTAtgtaagtatttacttaaaTCTTCCAATTATCCATAATCTCAGCTATTTTGAACTCATCCTATTACAAAACATACCCTAATATTATAAACAATACCTCGAGAGTCTAATTCATATACGTGAAAATCTTAATCATGAAATAAACACGCTAAACCATCATTAAACCCTAATCATTCATTTTGGGCACTGTCGAACGTTTGACCAAATTTAGAGGAACATTCAATGGATACCAAAATGTATGAAAGACTCCGACTTCTACCCATTACGTAACAAACTTTAACCaaataaaaacatgttaaacCATATTAACGTAATAAATCATGAAAAACGATAATACGTTCATAACT
Coding sequences within it:
- the LOC132171008 gene encoding PITH domain-containing protein At3g04780, coding for MSGESASAIQRSQVDLMDFIDWSGVECLNQSTSHSLPNALKQGYREDDGLNLESDADEQLLMYIPFTQVIKLHSIVVKGPEEEGPKTVKLYSNKEHMGFGNVNDYPPSDTAILSPDNLKGKPVVLKYVKFQNVRSLTIFIEDNQSGSDITKVQKIALFGTTVETTDMKGLKKIEDQH